The DNA window GTCGAGCAGGACTCCAATATTATTTTTATGCAGCTCATCAATCAAATACATCAAATCCTGTGGAGCACCAAAACGTGAAGTCGCTGCATAAAAGCCTGTAATCTGATATCCCCAGCTGGGATCGTAAGGATATTCCATAATGGGCATGAATTCTACATGAGTAAAGCCCATTTCTTTTACATAAGGAACCAGTTTTGTTGCAATATCCCGGTAATTTAGAAACTTATCTGGATTTTTGTCGTCTCTTACCCAGGAACCAAGATGTAATTCGTACACTGAAATAGGGGCTTCCAGACTATTTTTTTGCCATCGGCTTTCCATCCAATCCTGATCATTCCATTCATACCAGGTAGTTGAAACCAATGATGCTGCCTGGATATTCTGCTCCCAGCTTAGTGCATAAGGATCACTTTTTTCCAGGATTTCACCTCTTGCAGTCTCGACAGCATATTTATATAATGTTCCCCAGGGCAGTTCTTCCACAAATCCTTCCCAGATTCCTGATCCATCCCATCTTGGGAACAGAATATGATCTTTATGATTCCAGTTATTAAAATTTCCAATCACGGAAACCTTTCTGGCATTGGGTGCCCAGACTGAAAAATATACTCCTTTCTTTCCATCTTTCTCTACAGAATGTGCTCCAAATTTACCATATAGCTTATAATGCCTTCCTTCTTTAAAAAGGTAGACATCTTGATCAGTGAAAAGCGTATAGGTTTTAACAGAATTCATCAAGATCAGATTGTATTTATATTTTCCCTGAAACTACGAAAAATACTGACAACAGCGGTTAATTATTCATCAAATAATTAACAAGTTAGTTTTCTTCTTTCGTCTATCTATCAAATATATCAATTTTTAAATCACTTTTTTATCATCTCAAAAACAATCTTTTTTATAAATTTAGCCATCTAATATATTAAACACTTAGGATGAGATTTGAACTTTATACCGAAGAAAAAGACGACAGACCGGTATTTATCACCGGAAATTTTAACAACTGGAACCCAAAAGATTACAACTATCAGCTAGTACAAACGGATTCTTGCAATTATTATATTGAAATTAAAGACGAGCCTCTTCCTGATGATATTGAGTATAAATTCACCAAAGGAGGTTGGGAAAATGTAGAATTGGATCAATATGGAAACATCACTCCTAACCGAAAAATTAAAAAGGCTGCCGGAAAATCTTCCGATATTGTTGAAAAATGGAGGCTGAACTGGGGACCTTTTAAGAAAGAATTCTTTCCAATTGCAGAAGTAATTTCTGAAGAATTTTATATTCCACAGCTTGACCGACATCGTAAAGTCTGGGCTGTACTTCCCTATGATTATCATACTTCTGAAAAAAGTTATCCTGTTCTATATTTACAGGATGCACAGAATCTTTTTAATGAAGGAAGTGATTTCGGAAACTGGGAAATAGATAAAAAGCTATCTATCCTCGCAGAATATGGGCGGGGTGATGTAATCGTCATTGCCATAGAACATGGAAGTCAGAATAGAATTAAGGAATATATTTTCGACAATGATAATATTGCGAACGGTTCAGAAGGAAAAAAATATATCCGTTTTATTACAGACACTTTAAAGCCTTTTGTGGATGAAAATTACCGCACCAAAAAAGATCGTGACAACACTGGAATCGGAGGAAGTTCCCTGGGAGCTCTTATCAGCATATATAGTGGATTTCTTTATCCTGAAGTCTACTCTAAATTGTTGATTTTTTCTCCTTCTCTCTGGGTTGAACCAAATAATAATTTCCCAATGATGAACTTCCGGGTTCCTTTTAAAACAAAAATTTATTTATATGGCGGTGGGCAGGAAGGATCCAAAATGGTGAAAAGGATCCGTATTTTTGAAGAGTATTTAAAAAGATGGGAAAAAAAGAATCTTTTTGATTTTGAATTCAGAACCAGTATCAATCCTGAAGGGACACACAGCGAATTTTACTGGTCACAGGAGTTCCCGAGAGCCATTGAATGGCTGTTTTATGATAATACAGAAAACCCTGTCGAAGTAAAACCACAACAACAAAGCATTAAGAACTAAAAAGTATGAAGTCGTCAGATAAAACCGACCGATGGCTTACAACTTGGAAAAATATATTTACTATGAAATTAATCAATAAAAAAAACAAAAATTACACTCAGGTTTTCCATGTATTCACAGAAGAAGAATGGACGAAATCAAATAAAAATTTTAACAAAAACATCGCTACCTTTTTTACAGGCAAGAAACATGAAGTCTTCATCAATGCCCATGAAGAAGGAATCACTTACTTTATTGGCCTTGGAAAATCGACTTTACAATCTTTCGAAATACAACAGGTTGCCGTAAAGTTTTCGCAAAGTCAAAAGGAAAAATTACAAGCTGTTCCAACTTTGATGCTTGCAGATTTTATGAATGAAAAACAGTTTGAAGAATTCGTAAAAGGGCTTTTAATCGGAACATACAATTATCCTTTTGAAAAAACACATCCTTTCTGGAATACTAAGTTTGAGCTTCATTTCGAGAATTTAAGTCAGAAAAAATTAGATCATATTGGTCAGAAAGCTGAAGCATTAAGTAACGGACAGATTGCCTGTCAGGAATGGTTGAATAAACCTGCCAATCTTAAAAGGCCGGATACTTTCAGTTTATACCTTAAAACCCTGGCCAAAAAGCATGAATTAAAATACACGGTTTTTAACAGGAAGAAATGCGAGGAACTAGGTTTGGGAGCTTATCTTTCAGTGAATCAGGGAAGCGCCTATGATGCAGCATTTACTATTTTAGAATATAAAACCACTGTTAAAAATGCCAAAACTTTCGGTCTGGTCGGAAAATGTGTCTTGTTTGACACCGGAGGAATTTCCATCAAAAATTCAGCTAATCTCCATTATATGAAATCCGATATGGGCGGCGCTACAACTGTTCTGGGAACATTGATCTATGCTGCTGAAATGGAACTTCCAGTTAATATTGTAGCAGTTCTTCCTATCACCGACAATGCCGTTTCGGAAAAAGCATTGCTTCCAAGTGATGTTATCACCGCTTACAACGGAAAAACCATTGAGGTTATAGATACTGACGCAGAAGGAAGATTGATCCTTGCTGACGGACTGTCTTATCTTTCCAAAAATTATAAAACAGATTTCATGATCGATCTGGCTACATTAACGGGAAGTTCAGTACGAATGTTCGGGGATACCTGCGGAGCCATGTTTTCCAATAATGAAGAATTGAAAAATCTATTGATAAAAACAGGGGATCAGACCAACCAACGGCTATGGAATCTTCCCTTGTGGGATGTTTGGAATAATGACATTCAATCTGATGTAGCAGACCTTAAAAACATCTCCCTGAAACCTGTCGGAGACTGTATTATTGCCGCCAAATTTTTAGAGCAATTCATTGAAAATCACCCTAAGTGGGCGCATTTGGACATAGCCGGTGTCGCCTTCGGAAATGTAGGATATGCTAAAGAAAAAGCAGCAACTGGTTTTGGGGTTCAATTGCTCGCGGATTTAATTGAAAATTATCATTAAAAATTAGTTTATTACAAAAATTCTCTGTATACTTGATTAGTGATTTTTCAAAAGCGCATCATATTCATAGTTTTGATAATAATCAAACAATAAAGAAATGCTTTTATTTTTGAAAAATCACTAAAACTTAAAAAACATTATATGGAGGAGAAAACTATTGTATGCATTTCGTGCTATTACAAAGGCTATGATTTCATGGATGAAATGAAAAAGCTTGGTAATAAAATAATCTTAGTAACATCAGAAAACCTTAAAGAAAAAAACTGGCCCTGGCACGCTATTGACGAAGTATTCTACATGCCGGAGCTAAAGCCGTCTGTCTGGAATCTGGAACATCTGATTCAAGGATTTTCACACTTAATGAAAACCAGAAAAGTGGATGCTGTAGTTGCCCTTGATGATTATGATGTGGAAAAAGCTGCTCTGATCAGGGAAACATTTCGTATTCCAGGGATGGGACAAACAACACACCGTTATTTCAGAGATAAACTGGCTATGCGCCAGAAGGCTAAAGATTCCGGGATCAATGTACCTGAGTTCACTGCTGTTTTCAATGATGATACCGTCAATGAATTTGCAGACAGAGTCCCGGCTCCATGGGTATTGAAACCCCGCTCGGAGGCATCAGCATCCGGTATTAAGAAGATTACTTCTAAAGAACAGCTTCATGAAGCATTAGATGTCCTTGGTGAAGAACGTCATCTCTTTTTGCTGGAAAGTTTTAAGCCCGGTGATGTATACCATGTAGACAGTCTTACTTTTAATAAAGAAATTGTGTTCACTTCCGCATCAAAATACCTGGCTCCGCCGATGCAGGTTTCACATGAAGGAGGCGTATTCCGATCCAAAACATTGGGAAGATATTCTGAAGAGTTTAAAGCACTTGATGAGATCAATTCCAAAGTGCTTTCCAATTTTGGACTTATGAACGGCGCCACTCATACGGAGTTTATTCACGGAAAAGAGGATGGAAAATGGTATTTCCTTGAAACATCATCAAGAGTGGGAGGCGCTCATATTCCTGACCTTGTAGAAGCTTCAAGCAGTATTAATATCTGGCGGGAATGGGCAAAAATTGAAGACGCCTTACTAAGAAACAAAACTTACACAGCTCTCCCTCCTACCGAATATTATTCAGGACTCATTGTAGCCTTAATCAAAGATAAAGAACCGGATTATAATAGTTTTGAATGTGAGGAAGTGGTAAAATTTCTTCCCATAGAGTACCATGTCGGAATTGTTTATAAATCCAGTGATGCCAATATCATCCAGGAAAGATTAGACGCCGCCGCTGAAAAGATCCATGCAGAAATGCTCAACATTTTGCCTCCCAAAAGCACTAAGCTGAGCAGCTAAACATAACTTAAAGAAAAAATCAATGCCTCATATAGAACATACAGATTATTATTCAAACATATTGGGAACAAGCCTTAAAGTGGAAGTAACCGGGCATTTTGGCCATCCCGTCATCATGTTTCCTACTTCCCAGGGACAATATACCCAAAATCATGATTTCCACCTTAACGGAAGTATCAACTGGTTTGTAGAACAGGGAAAAGTAAAACTTTATAACATCCAAACCATCGATAGCTGGAGCTTTTATGATGATAAAATATCACCCCAGCAAAGGATAAGAAACTACGAAAGGTATGTGCAGTTTCTCATTAAAGAATTTGTACCATACATTCAAAAGCTGCATAAAACACATCGTGTCGCCGTTGCAGGAGCCAGCTTTGGAGGATATCATGCCGCCAACTTTGCTTTCAGGTTTCCGGATGTGGTTTCGCATTTGTTTTGTCTCTCCGGCGCTTTCAGTATAAGGAATTTTATGGACGGATATTCTGATGATCTGGTATACTACAATTGTCCCAGAGAATTTATAAGGAATGACGAAGCATGGAAGTACAAACATATGCATATTGTATTGAGTACTTCCGATCAGGATATATGCAGGGATAAAAACATTGAAATGGCAGAAATATTAAGAGTTAAAGGCATCGATTTCTGGTATGATGAAAGAAAATGGATCGGCCATGACTGGCCATTGTGGAGAATGGTATTTCCAACCTTTATAGGAGCTTATTTTTCTTAAAAAATTAAATTAAAAAAGAATTCAACTATAAAAAAATTTTTTGAAAAGGAAAGATTATCAACTTTGCCAGAATATCACAATTGAAGACGTGATATTCCTCTCCGCCGGAGGGGTGGCGAAAATTCAAAGAATTTTTGACGGGGTGGTTTAAATTTTAACCAAAAATCAATATTCACCCATTATTTAAAAAGGACAAAAAAGAAAAAAATATACACCTATTAAAAACAAAAATTATGGCAAAAAAAGTAGGAATTCTATTTGGTATGGAAGATACGTTTCCCTGGGCATTTATAGACAAAGTAAATGAATTGGGAGGTGGAGAAATCATAGCTGAACCTGTAACGATTGATAAACTTGAACAAGGTGCAGATTATGGATATGCCGTTATCATTGACAGAATTTCACAGGATGTTCCTTTTTACAGAGCGTATCTGAAAAACGCAGCACTTAATGGCACTTATGTAATCAATAATCCCTTTTGGTGGAGTGCTGACGAAAAGTTTTTCAATAATGCCCTGATGATCAAACTGGGAATTCCGTTACCAAAAACTGTACTTCTACCCTCGCATGAAAGACCGACCAATACTTCGGAAACCTCATTCAGAAATCTGAAATTCCCCCATGACTGGGAATATATTTTTAATTATGTTGGATTTCCTGCTTACATGAAACCTCATGACGGAGGTGGATGGAAAAGCGTATACCGGGTAGAAAATCCGGATGATCTCTGGAATAAACTGGGAGAAACAGAACAATTGGTAATGATGGTACAGGAAGAAATTGTATTTGATGATTATTACAGAGTATATTGTCTTGGCAGAAAATATGTCCACATCATGCCTTATGAGCCGAGAAATGCTCCTCATTTAAGATATGCAACAACGCACCAAACTGAAGGTGCAGAGCTTGAAAAACTATTGAAAACCATTCATGATTATACCATTACAATGAATGAAGCATTGGGCTATGATTTCAATACGGTAGAATTTGCAGTAAGAGATGGGATTCCTTATGCCATTGACTTCTGTAATCCTGCTCCGGATGCAGATAAGAATTCTGTGGGTGAAGAAAATTTCGCATGGATTGTAGAACATGCCGCCAAACTGGCCGTTGAAAAAGCAAAAGAATATGTTCCGGGAAAACCTAATATCACTTGGGGAACTTTCGTGAAAGATTCAATAAAATAAAGATTGAAAAAGAAATAAAAAACACAAGGAAAATGCATCAATTTACTATTGGAATCGAAGAAGAATATCAAATCATTGATGTTGAAAGCAGAGATCTTGTTTCTCATGTTTCAAAGATCATTGAAGGCGGAAAGGCTGTTTTAAGTGAAAACCTAAAGCACGAAATGCACGAATCTATGATTGAAATGGAAACGGGTATCTGTCAGAATATTCAGGAGGCAAAAGCAGAATTAACCAACTTGAGGCGTCACCTGATCAATATTGCTCATGAGCAGGGATTACGGGTTTCCGGAGGCGGCACACATCCTTTCTCCCACTGGTCAGATAATAACATTACCCAAGGAGAAAGATACGTCAAAATTGTAGACGACATGGGAGATGTTGCTCGTGAAAATCTTATTTTCGGGCTTCATGTACACATTGGAATCCCCAACCGTGAAGAAGGGGTAAGAATCCAGAATGTCATGCGTTATTTTTTACCACATGTCTACGCTCTTTCTACCAATTCCCCGTTTTGGATCGGAAGATATACAGGATTTAAATCCTACCGACAGGAAGTTTTTGTGAAATTTCCCAGAACCGGTATTCCGAGCTATTTTAATTCTCTGGCAGAATTTGACAGCTATGTTGATCTTCTGGTAAAAACCGGAACCATCGACAATGCCAAAAAAATCTGGTGGGATCTGCGGGTACACCCCTTCTATCCTACGATTGAATTCAGAATCTGTGATATGCCGTTAAGAATTGATGAAACCGTTTGTCTGGCTGCTATCATGCAAAGTCTCGTAGCAAAAATCTATAAACTGCACCAGCAAAATTTAAGCTTCAGAAGCTACAGAAGGCTGTTGTTAAATGAAAATAAATGGCGTGCTTCCAAAAGCGGTATTGAAGCTCATCTTATTGATTTTGGGAAGGAAGAATCAGTGCCATATCCTCATTTACTGAAAGAACTTTTAGAATTTATCGACGACGTAGTAGACGATCTGGGATGCAGAGAAGAAGTAGAATATGCCTGGAAAATACTGGAAAACGGAACCGGTGCAGACCGACAACTTCAGATCTTCAAGGAAACAGGCGATCTTACCAAAGTCGTGGATTATATGATCTCTGAAACAGAATATGGTATCACTCATGGAGAAACCGCTTCATAATATTTTTGGTAACTTTACAAAAAATATGATGTAATGAAAGATATTCGAATTGCTCTGCTGGACATGAACAACAACCATGTTAATCAAGGCTTTAGAAATATTAAAGAAATTTCTGAAACATTTCAGCAGAATTCTGAAGAAAATGTAGTGATCCAAACATTTGATGTGAGGTTTAAAGATGAAATGCCGGAAATCGGAGATTTTGATATATTTATTTCTTCAGGTGGCCCGGGAGATCCGCACAGAGAAGGTCTTGCGTGGGAAGATCGGTTTGCTGATTTTTTAGATACCATTTTCGAACACAATAAAAATCATGAAGATAAAAAATACCTCTTCCTGATTTGCCACTCTTTCCAACTGGCAAGTATCCACTGGAAATTAGGGAATATCTGCAAGAGAAAATCTTATTCTTTTGGAGTGATGCCCGTTCATAAAACGGAAGAAGGCAAGAATGAATTTTTGTTTAAAAACCTTCAGGATCCTTTTTATGCCGTAGATTCCAGAGCATATCAATTTATTGAGCCTGATCTGGATCGTTTTGAAAAGCTTGGAATGAAGATGATGGCTATTGAGAAATTCCGTCCTCATATCAACCTGGAAAGAGCGGTAATGGCTGTTCGTTTTTCTGATGAAATATTTGGAACTCAGTTCCACCCGGAGGCCAGTCCTCAGGCACTTATTGAGAATCTGAAAGATGATAAAAACAAAGAAGCGATGATCGAGAATTTCGGAATGGAAAAGTATCTTGAAACAATGGACAGGATAGATGACGAAGATAAAATCATTCTGACCAGACACCAGATTCTTCCACGATTTCTTCAGTTAGCAAAGGAAAACATTTTAAAAGAAGCTGAATCTTTGGCTTAAAAAATTAATTAATATCACCCGCAAAGGTCACAAAAGCATGTAACGCTTAAGTTCTTTTTTAGTTACTACTACCTATTTGAGAAGTACACTTAAGTTTTTTGAAAATCAAAAATTTACCATTATGTGAATTTTATACAATTCAAAAAAATTCTTTTGTAGCTTTTGCAACTCAATCTAAATTACAAATCGGGCCAATGCTCGATTTTTTTAACATCACAAAAGAAAAAAAATATGATTCCAAAATACAGAAAGCAATTTAATCAGGAGTTTTCACCAGAAAAATACCAGCAGCTCAAAGATATTTTAACGCAAAAAGGAGGTATAGAACCTGGCTTCAGAATTTCAGAAAGCCCAATATTTCTTACTAAAGATTTTGAAAATAAATTGCTTGATGCCAGTGAAAGTGTTATCAGCCAGATAAAAGCTATTCCGGCAGAAACTCTTCAGAAAGCCATTCCTGAAAACTGTAAAGTTCCTAATGATACTGATCAGCCACACTTTTTTACCATAGATTTTGGAATCTGCAGAAGTGAAAATGGAGAAATTGAGCCTCAGTTGATAGAACTGCAGGCGTTTCCTTCTCTATATGCTTTTCAAAAAACGTTTGAAAATACGTTCTGTGAAGTCTATCCGTTTTTATCAGATATCCGGAATACAATGCCTCATGAAACTTTTAAAAGCTATTTGAAAGATTTGATTGTAGGTGGTGAAAATCCTGAAAACGTAATTATTCTTGAAATCCTTCCGGAAAAACAGAAAACCGCCATTGATTTTGCTTTAACAGAACAATTATTAGGAATAAAAACCTTATGTCTGACAAAAGTAAAGAAGAAAGGCAAAAAACTGTATTATGAGAATAATGGTGAGCCGGTGGAAATTAAAAGAATCTACAATCGTGTGATATTTGATGAGTTGGATAAAACCCCTGATCTTGTTACCGAATTCGATTTCCGTGAAGAAGTTGATGTAAAATGGATTACCCATCCTAATTGGTTTTTTAAAATTTCCAAGTTCCTTCTCCCATTATTACAACATCAATTCGTTCCTAAAAGTTATTTCCTTCATGAATTTCCAGAAGATGAAAGTTTGGAAAACTTTGTATTAAAACCTTTATTTTCATTTGCCGGCAGCGGAGTGAATTTAAATCCAACAAAAGAAATTACGAACGCTATTGATGACAAAGAAAATTACATTTTGCAAAGAAAAGTAACCTATGAACCTGTTTTTGAAGATATCAACGGAGATTTTTCAAAAGCAGAGATCCGTTTGTTGTATATTTGGCGTGAAAATGATGAACGCCCTATTCTATTGGAAAATTTGGGAAGAATGACCAAAGCAGCTATGATAAATGTAGATTTCAACAAGAAAGACGCCATTTGGATTGGAAGTTCCAATGCTTTTTTTGGCGAAGGATAACTTAAAATATTTAGAACAGTTGTTTTTTTCAGCTTTATCAAACCTAAAAAACTTTTAATAAAACTAATATACATGGAACAAAAATCAACTTTTGAAGAGTTTGAGATTAACAACAATTTTGCACGAAGGAGGAGTTTACTCCCTTTATGGATCAAGATTTTCACCTGGATTTTTTTCTTAGGAGGAATTGTCGGTGTTTTGATACTGGGATTTGGATTTTTCCTTGATAATACGGATCTGTCACTGTATGGTTTGCAAACTACACAACCTTATAGTGTAACCGGCTTCATCATCACTTATCTTTTTATTTTCAAGGGTATTGTCGCGTATGGACTTTGGTTTGAACAAAAATGGGCACCTAAAGCGGCAATTGCCGATGCTGTTTTAGGGATCATCATCTGCGGAGTCGTTATGTTTATTTTACCTTTCGTAACGGATTCAACACATTTCACTATTAGATTTGAACTTGTTGCACTCATTCCCTATCTGACAAGAATGCAGAAAATTCAAAAAACCTGGGAAAACTTATAAAAACAAAAACCTTCGAAATTTCGAAGGTTTTTTATTTCTGAAAAATATTTCTTATAAATTTTTATCGTCTTCCAGAACTTCTCTGGCCTGATATTCCTGTACCAGATCAATTGCATTGGAGATTACATCGCTTAGAGCAGTAATAAAAGTTCCATCTTCAGCCATTCCCATGGCATGTTTCAAGGCTTCAATTTCTTTTGGAATGATCTCATAGCTTACATCTCTTCCTGAAGACTGCATGCCTTCAATAATCAATCCATTGATCTCTTCTTCAGTTCTCCCGCGCAAATGCTTCTCATTTCTGATGATAATATGATCAAACATTCTTCCGGCAATTTTTCCACACTCTCTGATATCTCCGTCACGTCGGTCTCCAACTCCTGAAATGATGCCTATTTTCTTGGTGGATTCTACGTTTTTAAGATAATCTTCAATGGCTTCATAGCCTGAAGGATTGTGTGCAAAATCAATGAGAACTTTAAAGCTTTTAAATTTAAACACATTTAATCTTCCCGGAGTAAGCTGAGCACTTGGAATGAAAGTCCTTAAAGAATTGGAAATATCTTCAATTCCAAAACCATAAAGATAACTTGCCAAACTCGCAGCCAGCACATTTTCAATCATAAACCGGGCTTTACCTTCCATCGTAATCGGAAAATCCTTCGCTTTTCCGATTCTGATTTTCCAGTCTCCTTTTTTAATGGTTACAAAACCTTCCTCATAAACACAGGTAATTTTCCCTTCCTTTGCAAATTTTACGATATGAGGATTATTCTCATCCATACTGAAAATCGCAATATTACTGTCGAGATCATTTACAATTTTCATTGAATATTTATTGTCGGCATTCAGTACGCTCCAACCGCTTTTCTTTACACTATCGAGTACTACCCGTTTTACTTTGGTAAGATCTCTCAGGTTGTGAATATCATTCATTCCTAAATGATCTTCCTCGATATTAGTAAGAACTCCGATATCACACTGGGAAAAGCCCAATCCGGAGCGCAGAATTCCTCCTCTGGCTGTTTCAAGAACCGCAAATTCAACGGTAGGGTCTTTCAATATAAATTCTGCTGATAATGGCCCGGTAGTATCTCCTTTAGACAGCATTGTATTTTGAATATAAATACCGTCGGAAGTGGTAAATCCTACTCTGTAGCCATTACTTTTGACAATATGTGAAATCAATCTTGTTGTTGTTGTTTTCCCGTTGGTACCTGTGACCGCAATAATCGGGATGGTAAACGGTTTCCCTTGTGGATATAGCATATCTACTACGGGAGCAGCAACATTTCGTGGCAACCCTTCACTGGGGGCGAGATGCATTCTGAATCCGGGAGCAGCATTTACTTCTATGATCGCACCACCACTCTCCTTTAAAGGCTGAGTTAAGTTTTCTGCCATAATATCAATACCGCAAACATCAAGTCCGATAATCTTGGAAATCCTTTCAGCCATAGTAATGTTTTCCGGATGCACCATATCTGTAACATCAATGGAAGTTCCCCCTGTCGAAAGATTAGCCGTAGACTTCAGATAGACGATTTCTCCTCTTTGAGGAATGGTTTCAAGGGTATAATGAAGTTTTTCGAGCAGCTCCTGCGTATCTTTATCTACTTCAATTTCAGTAAGAACATTTTCATGACCATACCCTCGTCTCGGATCTTTATTTTCTCTTTCAATAAGCTGCTCAATATTCAATTCTCCGTCTCCTACAATGTGAGCGGGAACTCTTCTTGCGGCGGCGACCATTTTATTATCTATCACCAGCACTCTGAAATCATATCCGGTAATGTATTTTTCAACAATTACTTTTCTGGAATATTTCTGAGCGTGTTCAAGACCTATTTTAGCAACTTCCCAATCGTTAACATTAATTGACGACCCTTTTCCATGATTTCCATCCAAAGGTTTCAAAACAACGGGATAGCCAATTTTTCTGATCACCGCCTGTAA is part of the Chryseobacterium lactis genome and encodes:
- a CDS encoding alpha/beta hydrolase-fold protein yields the protein MRFELYTEEKDDRPVFITGNFNNWNPKDYNYQLVQTDSCNYYIEIKDEPLPDDIEYKFTKGGWENVELDQYGNITPNRKIKKAAGKSSDIVEKWRLNWGPFKKEFFPIAEVISEEFYIPQLDRHRKVWAVLPYDYHTSEKSYPVLYLQDAQNLFNEGSDFGNWEIDKKLSILAEYGRGDVIVIAIEHGSQNRIKEYIFDNDNIANGSEGKKYIRFITDTLKPFVDENYRTKKDRDNTGIGGSSLGALISIYSGFLYPEVYSKLLIFSPSLWVEPNNNFPMMNFRVPFKTKIYLYGGGQEGSKMVKRIRIFEEYLKRWEKKNLFDFEFRTSINPEGTHSEFYWSQEFPRAIEWLFYDNTENPVEVKPQQQSIKN
- a CDS encoding leucyl aminopeptidase family protein; this translates as MKLINKKNKNYTQVFHVFTEEEWTKSNKNFNKNIATFFTGKKHEVFINAHEEGITYFIGLGKSTLQSFEIQQVAVKFSQSQKEKLQAVPTLMLADFMNEKQFEEFVKGLLIGTYNYPFEKTHPFWNTKFELHFENLSQKKLDHIGQKAEALSNGQIACQEWLNKPANLKRPDTFSLYLKTLAKKHELKYTVFNRKKCEELGLGAYLSVNQGSAYDAAFTILEYKTTVKNAKTFGLVGKCVLFDTGGISIKNSANLHYMKSDMGGATTVLGTLIYAAEMELPVNIVAVLPITDNAVSEKALLPSDVITAYNGKTIEVIDTDAEGRLILADGLSYLSKNYKTDFMIDLATLTGSSVRMFGDTCGAMFSNNEELKNLLIKTGDQTNQRLWNLPLWDVWNNDIQSDVADLKNISLKPVGDCIIAAKFLEQFIENHPKWAHLDIAGVAFGNVGYAKEKAATGFGVQLLADLIENYH
- a CDS encoding ATP-grasp domain-containing protein; the encoded protein is MEEKTIVCISCYYKGYDFMDEMKKLGNKIILVTSENLKEKNWPWHAIDEVFYMPELKPSVWNLEHLIQGFSHLMKTRKVDAVVALDDYDVEKAALIRETFRIPGMGQTTHRYFRDKLAMRQKAKDSGINVPEFTAVFNDDTVNEFADRVPAPWVLKPRSEASASGIKKITSKEQLHEALDVLGEERHLFLLESFKPGDVYHVDSLTFNKEIVFTSASKYLAPPMQVSHEGGVFRSKTLGRYSEEFKALDEINSKVLSNFGLMNGATHTEFIHGKEDGKWYFLETSSRVGGAHIPDLVEASSSINIWREWAKIEDALLRNKTYTALPPTEYYSGLIVALIKDKEPDYNSFECEEVVKFLPIEYHVGIVYKSSDANIIQERLDAAAEKIHAEMLNILPPKSTKLSS
- a CDS encoding alpha/beta hydrolase-fold protein, translated to MPHIEHTDYYSNILGTSLKVEVTGHFGHPVIMFPTSQGQYTQNHDFHLNGSINWFVEQGKVKLYNIQTIDSWSFYDDKISPQQRIRNYERYVQFLIKEFVPYIQKLHKTHRVAVAGASFGGYHAANFAFRFPDVVSHLFCLSGAFSIRNFMDGYSDDLVYYNCPREFIRNDEAWKYKHMHIVLSTSDQDICRDKNIEMAEILRVKGIDFWYDERKWIGHDWPLWRMVFPTFIGAYFS
- a CDS encoding ATP-grasp domain-containing protein → MAKKVGILFGMEDTFPWAFIDKVNELGGGEIIAEPVTIDKLEQGADYGYAVIIDRISQDVPFYRAYLKNAALNGTYVINNPFWWSADEKFFNNALMIKLGIPLPKTVLLPSHERPTNTSETSFRNLKFPHDWEYIFNYVGFPAYMKPHDGGGWKSVYRVENPDDLWNKLGETEQLVMMVQEEIVFDDYYRVYCLGRKYVHIMPYEPRNAPHLRYATTHQTEGAELEKLLKTIHDYTITMNEALGYDFNTVEFAVRDGIPYAIDFCNPAPDADKNSVGEENFAWIVEHAAKLAVEKAKEYVPGKPNITWGTFVKDSIK
- a CDS encoding carboxylate-amine ligase codes for the protein MHQFTIGIEEEYQIIDVESRDLVSHVSKIIEGGKAVLSENLKHEMHESMIEMETGICQNIQEAKAELTNLRRHLINIAHEQGLRVSGGGTHPFSHWSDNNITQGERYVKIVDDMGDVARENLIFGLHVHIGIPNREEGVRIQNVMRYFLPHVYALSTNSPFWIGRYTGFKSYRQEVFVKFPRTGIPSYFNSLAEFDSYVDLLVKTGTIDNAKKIWWDLRVHPFYPTIEFRICDMPLRIDETVCLAAIMQSLVAKIYKLHQQNLSFRSYRRLLLNENKWRASKSGIEAHLIDFGKEESVPYPHLLKELLEFIDDVVDDLGCREEVEYAWKILENGTGADRQLQIFKETGDLTKVVDYMISETEYGITHGETAS
- a CDS encoding type 1 glutamine amidotransferase translates to MKDIRIALLDMNNNHVNQGFRNIKEISETFQQNSEENVVIQTFDVRFKDEMPEIGDFDIFISSGGPGDPHREGLAWEDRFADFLDTIFEHNKNHEDKKYLFLICHSFQLASIHWKLGNICKRKSYSFGVMPVHKTEEGKNEFLFKNLQDPFYAVDSRAYQFIEPDLDRFEKLGMKMMAIEKFRPHINLERAVMAVRFSDEIFGTQFHPEASPQALIENLKDDKNKEAMIENFGMEKYLETMDRIDDEDKIILTRHQILPRFLQLAKENILKEAESLA